Proteins encoded within one genomic window of Triticum aestivum cultivar Chinese Spring chromosome 2D, IWGSC CS RefSeq v2.1, whole genome shotgun sequence:
- the LOC123048574 gene encoding increased DNA methylation 1, producing the protein MDIAEYVEFMAGGGRGPRGDELRRRAREHLLASGWTLYKFAKCDGRQELRYRAPHGASYISLIVACKKFQLFRTAPPRNPAAARGKPRKRSAAANCSSGKGMGKEIARVISPIGAENGGRKRGFGGDEDVCGPAVGNLFAGDCPTRHRKVRRVSALYADDALKKYAAKKRKKASASPQSSASPQSPASPAASPSRVLRPRPKDGDKAQAAAAACQPTRARTILAVLMDKKILPPTAKLSYRRTRDEPPAKQGTVTAQGTIRCACGCGGKAFTVAEFAAHAGGGCGEERPSASVYLNDGRSLSQCLVQLMRAHGGSSRATGSPSPRARLKRRCPPELGDGDWVCSVCADFGDMLLCDCCPSTFHHGCVGLDATPQGEWFCPSCRCAACGSSEFELADGEFTDKTAIYCDQCEREYHAGCVRGRGDQLECCPEGPWLCSHDCSNIFQRLQGLVGRSMPTSVEGVTFTVLRSTKLPEEEAMAAEEHGKLCSAFDVLHECFITLIEPQTRTDLSHDIVFNRESELRRLNFRGFYVVGLEKGGELITVGTLRVYGKKVAELPLVGTRFVHRRQGMCRLLINQLEKLLGELGVERLVLPAVPELLPTWTGSFGFQAMSHPDKMEIAEHTVMCFQGTTMCQKFIVGTAATPRR; encoded by the exons ATGGACATCGCGGAGTACGTCGAGTTCAtggccggcggcggccggggccCGCGGGGCGACGAGCTGCGGCGGAGGGCCAGGGAGCACCTGCTCGCGTCCGGCTGGACCCTCTACAAGTTCGCCAAGTGCGACGGCCGCCAGGAGCTCCGCTACAGGGCGCCCCACGGCGCCTCCTACATCTCCCTCATCGTCGCCTGCAAGAAGTTCCAGCTCTTCCGCACCGCGCCGCCGAGGAACCCCGCGGCCGCTCGTGGGAAGCcgaggaagaggagcgcggcggcgAATTGTTCGTCCGGGAAGGGGATGGGGAAGGAGATCGCTCGTGTGATAAGCCCGATCGGTGCGGAAAATGGCGGCCGTAAGCGGGGTTTTGGAGGCGACGAGGACGTGTGTGGGCCGGCCGTCGGCAATTTGTTCGCCGGCGACTGCCCCACGAGGCACCGGAAGGTGAGGAGGGTCTCCGCGCTCTACGCCGACGACGCCCTCAAGAAGTACGCcgccaagaagaggaagaaagcgtCGGCGTCTCCCCAAAGTTCCGCGTCTCCCCAAAGTCCTGCGTCTCCCGCGGCGTCGCCGTCGCGCGTGCTGCGGCCGAGGCCGAAAGACGGAGAcaaggcgcaggcggcggcggcggcgtgccagCCGACCCGCGCGAGGACGATCCTCGCCGTGCTCATGGACAAGAAAATCCTTCCCCCGACGGCCAAGCTGTCCTACAGGCGAACGAGGGACGAGCCTCCGGCCAAGCAGGGCACGGTCACCGCGCAAGGGACCATACGGTGCGCGTGCGGCTGCGGCGGCAAGGCCTTCACCGTGGCGGAGTTCGCGGCGCACGCTGGCGGCGGATGCGGCGAAGAGCGCCCGTCGGCGAGCGTGTACCTCAACGACGGCAGGTCGCTGTCGCAGTGCCTGGTGCAGCTGATGCGCGCCCACGGCGGCAGCAGCAGGGCCACAggctcgccgtcgccgcgcgcgaggCTGAAGCGCAGATGCCCGCCCGAGCTGGGGGACGGCGACTGGGTGTGCTCCGTCTGCGCCGACTTCGGCGACATGCTGCTCTGCGACTGCTGCCCCTCGACGTTCCACCACGGCTGCGTCGGCCTCGACGCCACCCCGCAGGGGGAGTGGTTCTGCCCTTCCTGCCGGTGCGCCGCCTGCGGCTCCAGCGAGTTCGAGCTCGCCGACGGCGAGTTCACCGACAAGACGGCGATCTACTGCGACCAATGCGAACGAGAGT ATCATGCCGGCTGCGTCAGGGGCAGAGGCGACCAGCTCGAGTGCTGCCCAGAAGGGCCATGGCTATGCAGCCATGACTGCTCGAACATTTTCCAGCGTCTGCAAGGGCTGGTTGGAAGATCAATGCCTACATCAGTGGAAGGCGTAACCTTCACCGTGTTGAGATCAACGAAGCTCCCCGAggaggaggccatggcggcggAGGAGCACGGGAAGCTGTGCTCGGCGTTCGACGTGCTCCACGAGTGCTTCATCACCCTCATCGAGCCGCAGACGCGGACCGACCTCAGCCACGACATCGTCTTCAACAGAGA ATCGGAGCTGAGGCGGCTCAACTTCCGGGGATTCTACGTGGTGGGTCTCGAGAAAGGCGGCGagctcataaccgtgggcacgctCAG GGTGTACGGGAAGAAGGTCGCGGAGCTGCCGCTCGTCGGGACCCGGTTCGTGCATCGCCGGCAAGGGATGTGCCGCCTACTCATAAACCAACTGGAAAAG TTGCTTGGCGAGCTGGGGGTGGAGAGGCTCGTGCTGCCGGCGGTGCCTGAGCTTCTACCGACATGGACCGGATCCTTCGGTTTCCAGGCCATGAGCCATCCCGACAAGATGGAGATTGCAGAGCACACCGTCATGTGCTTTCAGGGAACCACGATGTGCCAGAAGTTCATCGTCGGCACGGCGGCGACTCCACGAAGATGA